The Tistrella mobilis genome window below encodes:
- a CDS encoding alpha-E domain-containing protein codes for MLSRTADNIYWLSRNMERAENLARIIEAGHRMALLPSSAAEGGYDEWRSALISAGVAGGFVARHGEEAVDQRRVVDYIAFDRDNPSSIRSCIENARRNARSVRTALTSEMWESINSTWMEMNRIDPADVTGTELRNFLDWIKERVTLFRGSAYGTMIRDDAYAFVRLGTYVERGDNTARILDVKYNILLPPEETVGGAVDEYQWMSILRSVSAHRSFHWLYRTNVRPWLVAEFLILRPEMPRSLVACVREVDTQLDYLAKLYGRRAECHRQAGQLHAQLTYGRTEDIFQAGLHEFLTDFIMRNARLSDEIQRCYLS; via the coding sequence ATGCTCAGCCGTACCGCCGACAACATCTACTGGCTCTCCCGCAACATGGAGCGGGCGGAGAATCTCGCCCGCATCATCGAAGCCGGCCATCGCATGGCTCTGCTGCCCTCGTCCGCCGCCGAGGGTGGCTATGACGAGTGGCGCTCCGCCCTGATCAGCGCCGGCGTCGCCGGCGGCTTCGTCGCCCGCCACGGCGAAGAGGCCGTCGATCAGCGCCGGGTGGTCGATTACATCGCCTTCGATCGCGACAACCCGTCGAGCATCCGCAGTTGCATCGAAAACGCCCGTCGCAATGCCAGGTCGGTGCGCACCGCCCTCACCTCGGAGATGTGGGAAAGCATCAACAGCACCTGGATGGAAATGAACCGCATCGATCCGGCCGACGTCACCGGCACGGAGCTGCGCAACTTTCTGGACTGGATCAAGGAACGCGTCACCCTGTTCCGCGGCAGTGCCTACGGCACCATGATCCGCGACGACGCCTATGCCTTCGTGCGTCTCGGCACCTATGTCGAACGCGGCGACAACACCGCCCGCATTCTCGACGTGAAATACAACATCCTGCTGCCGCCGGAAGAGACGGTGGGCGGTGCGGTCGATGAATATCAGTGGATGTCGATCCTGCGGTCGGTCTCGGCGCATCGCTCGTTCCACTGGCTCTACCGGACCAATGTCCGGCCCTGGCTGGTGGCCGAGTTCCTGATCCTGCGGCCTGAGATGCCGCGCTCCCTGGTCGCCTGCGTCAGAGAGGTCGACACCCAGCTGGACTATCTGGCCAAGCTCTATGGCCGCCGTGCCGAGTGCCACCGTCAGGCCGGTCAGCTTCATGCCCAGCTGACCTATGGTCGCACCGAGGACATCTTTCAGGCCGGCTTGCACGAGTTCCTGACAGACTTCATCATGCGCAATGCGCGGCTCAGCGACGAGATACAGCGCTGTTATCTGTCTTGA
- a CDS encoding Fe(3+) ABC transporter substrate-binding protein, producing MTDMFRRPARHRLFGRIGGAAAALALLVAGQAADAAEVNLYSARQEQLIRPILDTFTAETGIKVNLLSDSGEKLLARIQAEGENSPADILLTVDVARLEQAKEAGIFQPVSSKVLEEAVPAYLRDRDDAWFGLSKRARVVVYAKDRVKPEELSTYEQLADPVWKGRIAIRSSSNTYNQSMTAAMIVANGPEKTEEWAKGLVANFARKPQGGDRDQIQAVASGEADIAVVNTYYLGGMLAGNDQAQKEAAQKVAVFFPNQGDRGTHVNVSGAGVVKTAPNRDAAVKLLEFLVSEKAQKFYAEVNQEFPVRPGVPSSAIIQSWGPFKEDTVAITRLGELNRQSVEIMDRAGWR from the coding sequence ATGACCGACATGTTTCGCCGTCCCGCCCGTCATCGCCTGTTCGGCAGGATCGGTGGCGCTGCCGCCGCCCTTGCCCTGCTGGTCGCCGGCCAGGCTGCTGACGCTGCCGAAGTCAACCTGTACTCGGCGCGTCAGGAACAGCTGATCCGCCCGATCCTGGACACCTTCACCGCCGAGACCGGCATCAAGGTGAACCTGCTCTCCGACAGCGGTGAAAAGCTGCTGGCGCGCATTCAGGCCGAGGGGGAGAACAGCCCTGCCGACATTCTGCTGACCGTCGACGTGGCACGGCTGGAGCAGGCGAAGGAGGCCGGCATTTTCCAGCCCGTCTCGTCGAAGGTGCTTGAAGAGGCGGTGCCGGCCTATCTGCGGGACCGCGACGATGCCTGGTTCGGCCTGTCGAAGCGCGCGCGCGTTGTGGTCTACGCCAAGGACAGGGTGAAGCCCGAGGAGCTGTCGACCTATGAGCAGCTGGCCGACCCGGTGTGGAAGGGCCGTATCGCCATCCGCTCGTCGAGCAACACCTATAACCAGTCGATGACTGCGGCCATGATCGTGGCCAACGGGCCCGAGAAGACCGAGGAATGGGCGAAGGGGCTGGTCGCCAATTTCGCCCGCAAGCCGCAGGGCGGCGACCGCGACCAGATCCAGGCCGTTGCCTCGGGCGAGGCCGATATCGCGGTGGTCAACACCTATTATCTGGGCGGCATGCTAGCCGGCAACGATCAGGCCCAGAAGGAGGCCGCCCAGAAGGTGGCGGTGTTCTTCCCCAATCAGGGTGACCGCGGGACGCATGTCAACGTGTCGGGTGCCGGCGTGGTCAAGACCGCGCCCAACCGCGATGCGGCGGTCAAGCTGCTGGAGTTCCTGGTCTCCGAGAAGGCTCAGAAGTTCTATGCCGAGGTGAACCAGGAATTCCCCGTGCGGCCGGGTGTGCCGTCTTCGGCGATCATTCAGTCCTGGGGGCCGTTCAAGGAAGACACCGTGGCCATCACCCGCCTGGGCGAGCTGAACCGTCAGTCGGTTGAGATCATGGACCGCGCCGGCTGGCGCTGA
- a CDS encoding circularly permuted type 2 ATP-grasp protein, giving the protein MNGWATAGTGAPDEARTPEDVRSPEHVRAAYAEIRAWLTQTPHDRLQLKRREAEVLFRRIGITFAVYGEGGDPERILPFDLVPRIVTGEEWSTLSRGLAQRVRALNAFLTDIYHGQDILKAGVIPADLVLRNVGYLPQMQGLKVPGNVYTHIAGIDLVRTDENDFFVLEDNVRTPSGVSYMLENRDVMMRLFPDLLSAHQVRPVDHYPSSLRDTLCSVAPPNMAAGQPTVVLLTPGIYNSAYYEHTFLADQMGVELVEGPDLFVSENKVFMRTTEGPKRVDIIYRRIDDAFLDPLVFRPDSQLGVPGLIDAYRAGNVTLANAVGTGIADDKMIYTFVPDMIRFYLGEEPLLNNVPTRWCGRSDDCRYVLEHLDELVVKEVRGSGGYGMLVGPKSTRAEQAAYAERIKANPEDFIAQPTLALSTCPTLVEEGVAPRHVDLRPFLLVGANGVSLVPGGLTRVALKQGSLVVNSSQGGGTKDTWVLAR; this is encoded by the coding sequence ATGAACGGCTGGGCGACGGCGGGGACCGGCGCGCCCGACGAGGCCCGCACACCAGAAGACGTCAGGTCACCGGAACACGTCAGAGCTGCCTATGCGGAAATCAGGGCATGGTTGACGCAGACACCACATGACCGCCTGCAATTGAAGCGCCGGGAGGCGGAGGTTCTGTTCCGGCGGATCGGCATCACCTTTGCGGTCTATGGCGAAGGGGGCGATCCCGAGCGTATCCTGCCCTTCGATCTTGTCCCACGGATCGTGACCGGCGAGGAATGGTCCACCCTGTCCCGCGGGCTGGCCCAGCGTGTCCGGGCGCTCAATGCCTTCCTGACCGACATCTACCACGGCCAGGACATTCTGAAGGCGGGCGTGATCCCCGCGGATCTGGTTCTGCGCAATGTGGGCTACCTGCCGCAGATGCAGGGCCTGAAGGTCCCCGGCAACGTCTATACCCATATCGCCGGCATCGATCTGGTGCGGACCGACGAGAACGACTTCTTCGTGCTGGAGGACAATGTCCGCACGCCTTCGGGCGTCTCGTACATGCTTGAGAACCGCGACGTGATGATGCGGCTCTTCCCCGACCTTCTGTCCGCCCATCAGGTCCGCCCGGTCGATCACTATCCGTCCAGCCTGCGCGACACGCTGTGCTCGGTTGCGCCGCCGAACATGGCCGCCGGCCAGCCGACGGTGGTTCTCCTGACGCCCGGCATCTACAACAGCGCCTATTACGAGCACACCTTCCTGGCCGATCAGATGGGCGTGGAACTGGTCGAGGGGCCGGATCTCTTCGTTTCGGAAAACAAGGTCTTCATGCGGACCACCGAGGGACCGAAGCGGGTCGACATCATCTATCGCCGCATCGACGACGCCTTCCTGGACCCGCTGGTCTTCCGGCCCGACAGTCAGCTGGGCGTGCCGGGGCTGATCGATGCCTATCGCGCAGGCAATGTGACGCTCGCCAATGCCGTCGGCACGGGCATCGCCGACGACAAGATGATCTACACCTTCGTCCCCGACATGATCCGCTTCTATCTGGGCGAAGAACCGCTGCTCAACAACGTGCCGACCCGCTGGTGCGGCCGGAGCGATGATTGCCGCTATGTGCTGGAACATCTGGATGAGCTGGTGGTGAAAGAGGTTCGTGGCTCAGGCGGCTACGGCATGCTGGTCGGCCCCAAATCGACCCGCGCCGAGCAGGCGGCCTATGCCGAGAGGATCAAGGCCAACCCGGAAGACTTCATCGCCCAGCCGACCCTGGCGCTGTCGACCTGCCCGACCCTGGTCGAGGAAGGGGTTGCGCCGCGCCATGTCGACCTCAGGCCCTTCCTCCTGGTCGGTGCCAACGGCGTGTCGCTGGTGCCGGGCGGGCTGACCCGCGTGGCGCTGAAACAGGGCTCGCTGGTGGTGAATTCAAGCCAGGGCGGCGGCACGAAGGACACCTGGGTGCTCGCCCGCTGA
- a CDS encoding ABC transporter permease: protein MATIYAGKPEDEPPAVGRAAVAPAPLARRGGRGGLVWPAAALLLAALVAVPVVVVLSAGVTPDLAVWSHLIDTVLGRYLVNTFWLVIGVGAGTLTLGVGTAWLVTMCRFPGRRTFEWALLLPMAVPAYVIAYTYSGLLDYSGPVQETLRILIGATSRRDYWFPEIRSLGGAIVVMTLVLYPYVYLLARSAFLEQSMCVLEIGRTLGNGPWSCFRRIALPLARPAIVTGVSLALMEVLADFGTVDYFAVDTFTTGIYRTWFGLGERAAAAQLAAALLSVVLILVLLERASRGDRRFHHTSRRYRPLPGWQLRGLRKAGAVAACALPILCGFLIPATALGWWALTSRLDSGSGFPRLVATSLLLAAAAAVMAVAAALVIAYARRLSPGRASALAARVAAMGYAVPGAVIAVGIVVPLAAADGVIIDIARALGLGNPGLVLTGTLVGLLYAYMVRFLAVSLNTVEASLGKVTASMDDAARVFGLGPGATLVRVHAPLVSGGLLTAALLVFVDVLKELPATLILRPFGIGTLAMRTYELAGDERLADASLPALTIVAAGILPVILLSRAIARSRPGAQSS, encoded by the coding sequence ATGGCCACGATCTATGCAGGCAAGCCGGAGGACGAGCCCCCTGCGGTCGGCCGCGCCGCCGTGGCGCCGGCGCCGCTGGCCCGTCGGGGTGGTCGGGGCGGTCTGGTCTGGCCGGCCGCGGCGCTTCTGCTGGCGGCGCTGGTCGCCGTGCCGGTGGTGGTGGTGCTGAGCGCAGGCGTCACCCCCGATCTTGCGGTCTGGTCCCATCTGATCGACACCGTGCTCGGCCGCTATCTGGTCAACACCTTCTGGCTGGTGATCGGGGTCGGCGCCGGGACGCTGACACTGGGTGTGGGCACGGCCTGGCTGGTCACCATGTGCCGTTTTCCCGGACGTCGGACCTTTGAATGGGCCCTGTTGCTGCCGATGGCGGTGCCGGCCTATGTGATCGCCTATACCTATTCCGGGCTGCTCGACTATTCCGGGCCGGTGCAGGAGACTTTGCGCATCCTGATCGGCGCGACCAGCCGCCGCGACTACTGGTTCCCGGAGATCCGCAGCCTGGGTGGCGCGATCGTGGTGATGACGCTGGTGCTCTACCCTTACGTCTATCTGCTTGCCCGGTCGGCATTTCTTGAACAGTCGATGTGCGTGCTGGAGATCGGCCGCACGCTGGGCAATGGCCCCTGGTCGTGCTTCCGGCGCATCGCCCTGCCGCTGGCGCGCCCGGCGATCGTAACCGGGGTGAGCCTGGCGCTGATGGAGGTTCTGGCGGATTTCGGCACCGTCGACTATTTCGCCGTCGACACCTTCACCACCGGCATCTATCGCACCTGGTTCGGCCTGGGGGAGCGCGCTGCCGCGGCCCAGCTGGCGGCGGCGCTGCTTTCGGTGGTGCTGATCCTGGTGTTGCTGGAGCGAGCCAGCCGCGGTGACCGGCGCTTCCACCATACCTCGCGCCGCTACCGGCCGCTGCCGGGCTGGCAGCTCCGCGGCCTGCGCAAGGCCGGGGCGGTCGCGGCCTGTGCCCTGCCGATCCTGTGCGGTTTCCTGATCCCGGCCACGGCGCTCGGCTGGTGGGCGCTGACCTCGCGTCTCGATTCGGGCAGCGGCTTCCCGCGCCTGGTGGCGACCAGCCTGCTTCTGGCCGCCGCCGCCGCGGTCATGGCCGTGGCGGCTGCCCTGGTCATTGCCTATGCCCGCAGGCTTTCGCCGGGGCGCGCCTCGGCGCTGGCCGCACGGGTCGCGGCCATGGGCTATGCCGTGCCGGGGGCGGTGATCGCCGTCGGCATCGTCGTGCCGCTGGCGGCCGCCGACGGTGTGATCATCGACATCGCCCGCGCGCTCGGCCTCGGCAATCCAGGGTTGGTTCTGACCGGCACGCTGGTCGGGCTGCTCTATGCCTATATGGTGCGCTTCCTCGCCGTCTCGCTGAACACGGTGGAGGCGAGCCTCGGCAAGGTGACGGCCTCGATGGATGATGCCGCAAGGGTCTTCGGCCTGGGGCCCGGGGCGACGCTGGTCCGCGTCCATGCCCCCCTGGTGTCCGGCGGTCTGCTGACCGCGGCGCTTCTGGTCTTCGTCGACGTGCTGAAGGAATTGCCGGCGACCCTGATCCTCAGGCCGTTCGGCATCGGCACGCTTGCCATGCGCACCTACGAACTGGCCGGTGACGAGCGTCTGGCCGATGCCTCGTTGCCGGCCCTCACCATCGTCGCCGCCGGTATCCTGCCGGTCATCCTGTTGTCCCGGGCCATTGCCCGTTCCCGCCCCGGTGCCCAGAGTTCATGA
- a CDS encoding STAS domain-containing protein, translating to MQIERQSIGTVVVLSPKGRLDGTSCPAFEAEVLAALESSSGRLAVDLAGLDYISSAGLRVLLIAAKRSKASGGKVVLSGMRPEIREVFDISGFSAIFQILPGRDEAIAAFA from the coding sequence ATGCAGATCGAGCGTCAGTCCATCGGAACGGTCGTCGTCCTCAGCCCTAAGGGCCGGCTGGACGGCACCAGTTGTCCGGCTTTCGAAGCCGAGGTTCTGGCGGCGCTGGAGTCCTCGTCGGGCCGGCTGGCGGTGGATCTTGCCGGGCTGGACTATATCAGCAGCGCCGGTCTGCGGGTTCTGCTGATCGCGGCCAAACGGTCGAAGGCCAGCGGCGGCAAGGTGGTGCTGTCGGGCATGCGGCCCGAGATCCGCGAGGTCTTCGATATCAGCGGTTTCAGCGCGATCTTCCAGATCCTGCCCGGCCGCGACGAGGCGATCGCCGCTTTCGCCTGA
- a CDS encoding hemolysin family protein, producing MIFEILIVFALILLNAVFAMSEMALVSARRPRLVERASAGDRSAAAALRLADDPTRFLSTVQIGITLVGVLAGAYSGATLAGPLADVLATIPGFEPHARPVAVGLVVAGVTYVSLVVGELIPKRLALAHATTIAMAVARPMSVLAVIATPAIWLLRVSTEGGLRLLRVDTTATEAVTEDEIRAMVREGADSGAIHRAEQSLIDSVFALDDRPVRTVMTPRHDVIWLDADRPFGEQLDRISGSARSRYPVARGSLDEPVGIVATRDILDVVLAGGTPDMATLARPVLVVHEGVPLLKMIAMLRDEREPMALVVDEYGGVEGVVTATDILSAIAGETALGWDDDRPAAVARPEGGWLADGRMAIGEVERLLDRQDLHGEGDYATLAGFLLWHMERVPAAGDVFDWQDIRFEVVDMDGRRIDKVMIRLRPVDDILPGEGI from the coding sequence GTGATCTTCGAAATACTGATCGTCTTCGCGCTGATCCTGCTGAATGCGGTTTTCGCGATGTCGGAAATGGCCCTGGTCTCCGCCCGTCGTCCGCGGCTGGTGGAGCGGGCCTCGGCCGGTGACCGGTCGGCAGCCGCTGCGCTGCGGCTGGCCGACGACCCGACCCGCTTCCTCTCCACCGTACAGATCGGCATCACCCTGGTGGGTGTGCTGGCCGGCGCCTATTCAGGGGCCACCCTTGCCGGGCCGCTGGCGGATGTGCTGGCGACCATTCCGGGCTTCGAGCCCCATGCCCGGCCGGTGGCCGTGGGCCTGGTCGTCGCCGGCGTCACCTATGTGTCGCTGGTGGTGGGCGAGCTGATCCCCAAGCGGCTGGCGCTGGCCCATGCGACCACCATCGCCATGGCGGTCGCGCGGCCGATGTCGGTGCTGGCGGTGATCGCCACGCCGGCGATCTGGCTGCTGCGGGTGTCCACCGAAGGCGGGCTCAGGCTGCTCAGGGTCGATACCACTGCAACCGAGGCCGTCACCGAGGATGAAATCCGGGCCATGGTGCGCGAGGGCGCCGATAGCGGGGCCATTCATCGCGCCGAGCAGAGCCTGATCGACAGCGTCTTTGCTCTGGACGACCGGCCGGTGCGCACGGTGATGACGCCGCGCCACGACGTGATCTGGCTCGATGCCGACCGGCCGTTCGGCGAGCAGCTGGACAGAATCTCGGGGAGCGCGCGCTCGCGCTATCCCGTCGCCCGCGGCAGCCTGGACGAGCCGGTGGGCATCGTCGCCACGCGTGACATTCTGGATGTCGTCCTAGCCGGCGGAACACCCGACATGGCCACACTCGCCCGGCCTGTGCTGGTGGTGCACGAGGGCGTGCCGCTGCTGAAGATGATCGCCATGCTTCGCGATGAACGTGAGCCCATGGCGCTGGTGGTGGATGAATATGGCGGTGTCGAGGGCGTGGTTACCGCCACCGACATCCTGTCGGCGATTGCGGGGGAAACCGCGCTCGGCTGGGATGACGATCGCCCGGCAGCGGTGGCGCGGCCCGAGGGCGGCTGGCTTGCCGATGGCCGCATGGCGATCGGCGAGGTGGAGCGCCTGCTCGACCGTCAGGATCTTCACGGCGAGGGCGACTATGCCACTCTGGCCGGTTTCCTGCTCTGGCACATGGAACGCGTGCCGGCGGCGGGTGACGTCTTCGACTGGCAGGACATCCGCTTCGAAGTCGTCGACATGGATGGGCGCCGGATCGACAAGGTTATGATCCGGCTGCGGCCGGTTGACGACATTCTGCCGGGGGAGGGGATCTGA
- a CDS encoding Na/Pi cotransporter family protein — MLLDVTTALAGLGLFFLGARTLGDALKRLAGRRVRVAVARSTDGPLKAAGMGLVMAAVTQSTQVATFILAGMIRAALIRAERAMMVMTGVNVGVCGLLFVATFDVRIVVYAVIGLTGIAMTRARFAPWRDQISALFGAGLLLFGLGLLRQGTVPIAGLDIVTGTMAAISGHDILVFLAAALLILAVQSSSAVGMIGISLAGAGLFGPEQAIALAFGANFGTALNMALLTRSMTGRARQLAMFQVLVNLVGTAVTLPLLLAESAGLTGFGPIRAIAGLTGDAGRTVAWAFLLFNLVGAGLSGLLLSWIAPVLARLWPVSRVEADAQPAFLEDGMLRDPAGALDLAILEQRRLVAHLAHLSAIAAGPGDAAAGMAAQAQRVDGLLTLHGRIAEVLRDLSAADLSATAYERLARAVANHQRIEGVIQTFAELAGTLIDRLGDPGAMGRVSRGMVDGIDAVVMTLAEVARSADPEERMLLRAMTGDRAETMGRIRSSYLAAEEALSAGDRGRLLLATNLCERLFWMLGSLVEGLEAEFDAGSGDGEVLPLPQTA; from the coding sequence ATGCTGCTCGACGTTACCACGGCCCTGGCCGGGCTGGGCCTGTTCTTCCTGGGGGCCCGCACGCTGGGCGATGCCTTGAAACGCCTGGCGGGCCGCCGGGTCCGGGTTGCGGTCGCCCGCAGCACCGACGGGCCCCTGAAGGCTGCGGGCATGGGGCTGGTGATGGCGGCCGTCACCCAGTCCACCCAGGTCGCCACCTTCATCCTGGCCGGCATGATCCGGGCGGCGCTGATCAGGGCCGAGCGGGCCATGATGGTCATGACCGGTGTCAATGTCGGGGTCTGCGGCCTGCTGTTCGTCGCGACGTTCGATGTGCGCATCGTGGTCTATGCCGTCATCGGCCTTACCGGCATCGCGATGACCCGCGCCCGCTTCGCGCCCTGGCGGGACCAGATCTCGGCCCTGTTCGGCGCCGGGCTGCTGCTGTTCGGGCTGGGACTGCTGCGCCAGGGAACGGTACCGATCGCCGGGCTCGACATCGTCACCGGCACCATGGCGGCGATCAGCGGCCACGATATCCTGGTGTTCCTGGCCGCTGCCCTGCTGATCCTGGCCGTGCAGTCCTCGTCGGCCGTGGGCATGATCGGGATCTCGCTGGCCGGTGCCGGGTTGTTCGGGCCGGAACAGGCGATCGCGCTCGCCTTCGGCGCCAATTTCGGCACCGCGCTCAACATGGCGCTGCTCACCCGCAGCATGACCGGTCGGGCGCGACAGCTCGCCATGTTCCAGGTGCTGGTCAACCTTGTCGGCACGGCCGTGACCCTGCCGCTGCTGCTGGCGGAAAGCGCCGGCCTGACCGGCTTCGGCCCGATCCGGGCGATCGCGGGGCTGACCGGCGATGCGGGCCGCACCGTCGCCTGGGCCTTTCTGCTGTTCAATCTGGTCGGCGCCGGACTGTCCGGCCTGCTGCTGTCGTGGATCGCGCCGGTCCTGGCCCGGCTCTGGCCGGTGAGCCGGGTGGAGGCGGATGCCCAGCCCGCCTTTCTGGAAGACGGCATGCTGCGGGATCCGGCCGGCGCGCTCGATCTCGCCATCCTGGAACAGCGCCGGCTGGTCGCCCATCTGGCGCATCTGTCGGCGATCGCAGCCGGTCCGGGCGATGCGGCCGCAGGCATGGCCGCGCAGGCCCAGCGGGTCGACGGGCTGCTGACCCTGCACGGGCGGATCGCGGAGGTGCTGCGGGATCTGTCCGCCGCCGACCTGTCCGCCACCGCCTATGAGCGGCTGGCTCGTGCCGTGGCCAATCATCAGCGCATCGAAGGCGTGATTCAGACCTTTGCCGAACTGGCGGGCACCCTTATCGACCGACTCGGTGATCCGGGGGCGATGGGGCGGGTGTCGCGCGGCATGGTGGACGGCATCGATGCGGTGGTGATGACGCTGGCCGAGGTGGCGCGGAGCGCGGACCCCGAGGAGCGGATGCTGCTCAGGGCGATGACCGGTGACCGTGCCGAGACCATGGGCCGGATCCGCAGCAGCTATCTGGCGGCGGAAGAGGCGCTGTCGGCCGGCGATCGCGGCCGCCTGCTGCTGGCAACCAATCTGTGCGAGCGATTGTTCTGGATGCTCGGCAGCCTGGTCGAGGGCCTGGAGGCGGAATTCGATGCCGGGAGCGGCGACGGCGAGGTCTTGCCGCTGCCGCAGACCGCCTGA
- a CDS encoding ATP-binding protein translates to MTAVTELALAADLSELTRLADAIETFCDEHALPPAVSYQISLAADELITNVISYGFPDGATGLPITVRLAAGEDDGASVTVVIVDDGPAFDPFAEAPPPVLDGDIEDRPIGGLGVHLVRSMMDQVEYARVDDRNVVTLRKRIPAGIADD, encoded by the coding sequence ATGACCGCAGTGACCGAACTGGCCCTTGCGGCCGATCTGAGCGAACTGACCCGGCTTGCGGATGCCATCGAGACCTTTTGCGACGAGCATGCCCTGCCGCCCGCGGTCTCGTATCAGATCTCGCTCGCGGCTGATGAGCTGATCACCAATGTGATCAGCTACGGCTTTCCCGATGGTGCCACGGGCCTGCCGATCACGGTGCGGCTTGCCGCCGGCGAGGATGACGGGGCATCGGTGACGGTCGTCATCGTCGACGACGGCCCCGCCTTCGATCCCTTCGCCGAGGCGCCGCCGCCGGTGCTCGACGGCGATATCGAAGATCGGCCGATCGGCGGGCTGGGCGTGCATCTGGTCCGCAGCATGATGGATCAGGTGGAATATGCGCGTGTCGACGATCGCAATGTGGTGACGCTGCGCAAACGGATCCCGGCCGGCATCGCCGACGACTGA
- a CDS encoding TerC family protein codes for MLDLLTDPQVILSFLTLAVLEIVLGIDNLLFVQIIAGRVAPERRDTARRVGLALALVTRLILLAAISWVAGLTAPLVDIWGFALSWRDVILIAGGLFLLAKATTEIHHTVDGDEEHGAGQAKVHLSFAAAVVQIALLDIVFSLDSVITAVGMAQHLPVMVAAVIAAMIVMIVAAAPVGRFVERHQSVKMLCLSFLLLVGVALIADGLHFHIPKGYLYFAIAFSALVEGLNILAKSRRRRRRATSNVAPS; via the coding sequence ATGCTCGATCTGCTCACCGATCCGCAGGTCATCCTCAGCTTCCTCACCCTTGCGGTGCTGGAAATCGTTCTCGGCATCGACAATCTGCTGTTCGTTCAGATCATCGCCGGCCGGGTCGCCCCGGAACGGCGGGATACTGCCCGGCGCGTCGGGCTGGCCCTCGCGCTGGTCACCCGACTGATCCTGCTTGCGGCCATCTCGTGGGTCGCCGGCCTGACGGCGCCGCTTGTCGACATCTGGGGATTCGCGCTGTCCTGGCGCGATGTGATCCTGATTGCAGGCGGCCTGTTTCTGCTGGCCAAGGCCACCACCGAGATCCATCACACGGTGGATGGCGATGAGGAGCACGGTGCCGGTCAGGCGAAGGTTCATCTGAGCTTCGCGGCCGCCGTCGTGCAGATCGCGCTGCTCGACATCGTGTTCTCGCTCGACAGCGTCATCACGGCGGTCGGCATGGCGCAGCATCTGCCGGTGATGGTGGCGGCGGTGATCGCGGCCATGATCGTGATGATCGTGGCGGCCGCCCCGGTCGGCCGCTTCGTCGAGCGGCATCAGTCGGTGAAAATGCTCTGCCTGTCCTTCCTGCTTCTGGTTGGCGTGGCCTTGATCGCGGACGGGCTGCATTTCCATATACCGAAGGGCTATCTCTACTTCGCCATCGCCTTCTCGGCGCTGGTCGAAGGTCTCAACATCCTGGCCAAGAGCCGCCGGCGCCGTCGCCGGGCCACGAGCAACGTCGCACCGTCGTGA
- a CDS encoding ABC transporter ATP-binding protein yields the protein MNPSSTAPSRLILDDIVHAYDGRVAVDHVSVGIAAGEILCLLGPSGCGKTTCLRLAAGLEDVQQGRVIIDGRTVAEPGRAVKPEARGVGLVFQDYALFPHLTVLDNVGFGLRQAGAAERRRRSEALLDLVGLGGRGGDYPHMMSGGEQQRVALARALAPEPQVMLLDEPFSGLDIALRDRLCADTLAVLREVGAAALMVTHDPDEALRMGDRIAVMNGGRIMQAGYATELYQAPATPFVARLFGELNAMTVRVAGGRVSTPLGQLPAPGLAEGEAASVLIRPEALIEDLAGPIAAEVVEVRALGPMTALGIRVEGWPGRLGLRLAGVPRHARGDRIRLTLDLNQTFVFLADGR from the coding sequence ATGAACCCGTCCTCCACCGCCCCGTCCCGACTGATCCTCGACGATATCGTGCATGCCTATGACGGCCGGGTTGCCGTCGATCATGTCTCGGTCGGTATCGCGGCCGGCGAGATCCTGTGCCTGTTGGGCCCGTCCGGCTGCGGCAAGACCACCTGCCTGCGGCTTGCGGCGGGGCTGGAGGACGTGCAGCAGGGCCGGGTGATCATCGATGGCCGGACGGTGGCGGAGCCCGGCCGCGCGGTGAAGCCCGAGGCCCGCGGCGTCGGTCTGGTCTTTCAGGACTACGCCTTGTTTCCGCATCTCACCGTCCTCGACAATGTCGGCTTCGGACTCAGGCAGGCCGGTGCTGCGGAACGCCGGCGACGGAGCGAGGCGCTGCTCGATCTGGTCGGGCTCGGCGGCCGGGGAGGTGACTACCCGCATATGATGTCGGGCGGCGAGCAGCAGCGCGTCGCGCTGGCCCGGGCGCTGGCGCCTGAACCGCAGGTGATGCTGCTGGACGAGCCGTTCTCGGGGCTGGACATTGCGCTGCGCGACCGGCTGTGCGCCGACACGCTTGCCGTGCTGCGTGAGGTGGGGGCGGCTGCCCTGATGGTGACCCATGACCCGGACGAGGCCCTGCGCATGGGCGACCGGATCGCGGTGATGAATGGCGGCCGGATCATGCAGGCGGGATATGCCACGGAGCTTTATCAGGCGCCGGCAACCCCTTTTGTCGCCCGCCTTTTCGGTGAATTGAATGCCATGACGGTGCGGGTTGCGGGCGGCCGGGTTTCAACACCTCTCGGCCAGTTGCCGGCGCCCGGCCTGGCGGAAGGTGAGGCGGCTTCGGTGCTGATCCGGCCCGAGGCGCTGATCGAGGACCTGGCCGGACCGATCGCGGCCGAGGTCGTCGAGGTCCGGGCGCTCGGGCCGATGACGGCGCTTGGAATACGGGTCGAGGGTTGGCCCGGCCGGCTGGGGTTGAGGCTTGCCGGCGTGCCACGCCATGCGCGGGGCGACCGCATCCGCCTGACGCTCGATCTGAACCAGACTTTCGTATTCCTGGCAGACGGGCGCTGA